The window GATTACCAGATCGAATTGATCACGCCGGTGGCGGTGAAAAGCTCCGCGGCGGCCGGCAAGGGCGTTGAAAACGGCATCACCGTTTCGCGCGCGCCGGAACTGTGGAACATCGGCATCGACGGCACCGGCCGCCTGGCCTGCGACCAGGACACCGGCGCCGATAGCACGCACCCGGCGTTCGGTAGCCGTTGGCGCGGCAATGACGCGGGCGTCACCCCGGCGGAAGCCTGGTTCGATCCGGTCTACAACGAAACCACCCCGTCCGACTCCGGCCAGCACGGCACCCACACCCTGGGCACCATCCTGGGCGACGACGGCGGCAGCAACCAGATCGGCATGGCGCCGGGCGCGAAATGGATCGGCGCCAAGACGATCGACACCCCGGGCGGCAACATCTTCACCGACGCGGTCGCCGCGTTCGAATGGGCGGCGGATCCGGACGAAAATCCGAGCACCATGGACGACGTTCCCGACGTGGTCAATAATTCGTGGGGCTTGTCCCAGAGCTATTACGGTTCCTGCCGCAACGACTTCAACGCCTCGATCGTCGGCTGCGAGGCGGCCGGCGTGACCGTGGTGTTCGCGGCCGGCAACGAAGGATCGAGTTCGCGAACCCTGCGTTCGCCGGGCAACCAGATCATGAGCGACGTGCAGGTCTTCTCGATCGCCGCCCTGAACCAGGACGGCACGACCGCCGCGAGCTTCTCCAGCCGTGGTCCGTCGGATTGCGACGGCACGACGATCAAACCCGAAGTCTCCGCGGTCGGCGTCGACGTGCGCAGCGCCATGCCGGGTGGCGGCTACCAACTGATGAGCGGCACCTCGATGGCGACCCCGCACGTCGCCGGCGCGGTGGTTCTGCTCAAGCAGGCCTACCCGGAAGCCACTCCGGAAGACATCAAGACCGCGCTGTACATGTCGGCCGTCGACCTGGGCACCGCGGGCGAGGATAACACCTTCGGCCGCGGTCGCATCGACATGATCGAGGCCTACAACTGGCTGACCGTCCACATGATCACCCCGGACGGCCGCATCGTGCTGGATCGCGACGGCTACTACAGCTGCGACGACATCATCACCATCACCGTGACCGACGAGGATCTGACCGGCGCAAGCATCAACGTGAACGTCGCCAGCACCAGCGTGCCGGCGGGCATCACCGTCGCTTTGGCCGAAACCTCCAACGCGCACATCTACCGCGGCACCGTGACGACCGTCGCGGCGGCCGATCTCGATCTGGCCGACGGCGACACGATCACCGCCACCTACATCGACGCGAATGACGGCAACGGGCACACCAACGTGACCAAGACCGACACGGCCACCGCCGATTGCCTCGCGCCGACCTTCGCGGGCCTGCAATCCGCCACCCCGGGCGACTACCAGGTCGTCCTGGGCTGGAACGCCGCGTCCGACCTCAACCCGGTCGTTTATTACATCTATCGTTCGCTGACTTCCGGCGTCTACGCTTTTGACACCCCGTTGGCTTCAACCAGCGCGCTGACCTACACCGATGAAACCGCCGAAAACGGCACCACCTACTACTATGTGGTGCGCGCGGCCGACACCGTGGGCAACGAAGACGACAACACCATCGAACTCGACGCCCTGCCCGTCGGCCCGGACCGCCTCTTCACCGAGGATTGGGATTCCAAGGCCATCGGCGACTGGGAAATCGTCAACGGCGGTTGCAGCGGCACCTGGACGGTCGACAACCCCGGCGAGCGCTCCTCGCCCTATTGGCAGGACAACTTCGTGATCGCCGACTGCTCGACCTGCATCTTCGGCAACTTCGACGATTACCTGACCTCTCCGAGCATCGATACGCGCCACTACACCGATCTCGAACTGCGCTATTCGCACGAGTATTGGAAGGGCGG is drawn from Myxococcales bacterium and contains these coding sequences:
- a CDS encoding S8 family serine peptidase, yielding MLRRIIPFMLLLFFVGATGAQAAWVDPNLTKEISENGQDDWVGVYVVLQDQVDLRGLLAELKEENASLARRHYEVITALQEKAAETQPEFLSEMRSAKAANLVKSIHPFWIANAVALTIKPTFLNELKDHPDISSIFLDYQIELITPVAVKSSAAAGKGVENGITVSRAPELWNIGIDGTGRLACDQDTGADSTHPAFGSRWRGNDAGVTPAEAWFDPVYNETTPSDSGQHGTHTLGTILGDDGGSNQIGMAPGAKWIGAKTIDTPGGNIFTDAVAAFEWAADPDENPSTMDDVPDVVNNSWGLSQSYYGSCRNDFNASIVGCEAAGVTVVFAAGNEGSSSRTLRSPGNQIMSDVQVFSIAALNQDGTTAASFSSRGPSDCDGTTIKPEVSAVGVDVRSAMPGGGYQLMSGTSMATPHVAGAVVLLKQAYPEATPEDIKTALYMSAVDLGTAGEDNTFGRGRIDMIEAYNWLTVHMITPDGRIVLDRDGYYSCDDIITITVTDEDLTGASINVNVASTSVPAGITVALAETSNAHIYRGTVTTVAAADLDLADGDTITATYIDANDGNGHTNVTKTDTATADCLAPTFAGLQSATPGDYQVVLGWNAASDLNPVVYYIYRSLTSGVYAFDTPLASTSALTYTDETAENGTTYYYVVRAADTVGNEDDNTIELDALPVGPDRLFTEDWDSKAIGDWEIVNGGCSGTWTVDNPGERSSPYWQDNFVIADCSTCIFGNFDDYLTSPSIDTRHYTDLELRYSHEYWKGGLFETVIVDISADNGTTWTQLKKYNDDAEGEEALTLPATVEGRAHFKFRYHYGASALMGYFWGIDNIEVTGWPDGTGDDDDDDDTAPDDDDDDNDDASPDDDDTTGDDDAGDDDVADDDAADDDAADDDNDSGDDDDNDDSGCGC